From Candidatus Palauibacter scopulicola, one genomic window encodes:
- a CDS encoding PadR family transcriptional regulator — protein sequence MFTNKDGFGAWANCSGPGVFRFGGGFGGNRRVVRKGELKFVLLRLLSDEPMHGYELMRRLEEESGGLYTPSPGSVYPTLQLLEDQGYVSSTQEDGKRVYRLTSAGRDFLEEHRSRTRDIFGRFVNMGERFAGHAMRDVTRSFIHLAQVSFERATGGQGDPETLARVKSILDRAAREIESAWPEPGAAASREG from the coding sequence ATGTTCACGAACAAGGATGGATTCGGCGCCTGGGCCAACTGCTCCGGCCCCGGCGTTTTCCGTTTCGGCGGCGGATTCGGGGGCAACCGGCGCGTGGTCCGGAAGGGGGAGCTGAAGTTCGTCCTCCTCCGCCTCCTCTCGGACGAACCCATGCACGGCTACGAACTGATGCGGCGGCTGGAGGAGGAGTCCGGCGGCCTCTACACGCCGAGTCCGGGCTCCGTCTACCCCACCCTGCAGCTGCTCGAGGACCAGGGGTACGTGTCGTCGACGCAGGAGGACGGGAAGCGCGTCTACAGGCTGACGTCCGCGGGCCGCGACTTTCTCGAGGAGCACCGCTCCCGCACCCGCGACATCTTCGGCCGCTTCGTCAACATGGGCGAGCGCTTCGCGGGACACGCGATGCGCGACGTGACGCGCTCGTTCATCCACCTCGCCCAGGTGAGCTTCGAGCGTGCGACGGGCGGACAGGGCGATCCGGAGACGCTCGCAAGGGTGAAGTCGATCCTGGACCGCGCGGCGCGCGAGATCGAGAGCGCGTGGCCGGAACCCGGGGCCGCGGCCTCGCGGGAGGGTTGA
- a CDS encoding sodium:alanine symporter family protein: MDFATIVDWLDRNVAQFGITIGGERLTLQVLLLLGIGTYLTLRLGLPQIRKFAHGVAVATGRYDDPNDPGDVSHFQALTTALSATVGIGNIAGAAIAIHLGGPGALFWMWMTAFLGMATKYSEVTLAQKYREVDESSAKYSGTVSGGPMYYIEKGLGPRWKPVAAFFAVMLGLTAFMTGNANQANTVADAMLAEFGIAKWITGLATSTIVALVILGGIKRIGRVTSILAPFMAIVYVTAAMIIIILNLGEVPGTFALIFREAFNPTAGVAGTGVGAFLVTLMWGVRRGLFSNEAGQGSAPIAHAAAKTDEPVSEGVVALLEPFIDTIVIVTMTALVVIMTGAWNSQVPTAIQLEGGDISYVVLDEGGSSVPTDPTGTIRYTIGRPGVTSEPHLAWHEVSVPQLFEDEAQTQPFSGAVDPARTVAIADDGRELTVLYGQAYETGAPLTQMGFQRGLSPLGDWGHYIVIFSVFLFAISTAISWSYYGDRCANYLFGPNAIIPYKLVFVAMHFVGAVLPLAVVWSLGDIFLAIVIIPNLIALIFLAPQIKEMTESYFTRSPWERHRKH; this comes from the coding sequence ATGGACTTCGCCACAATCGTAGACTGGCTCGACCGCAACGTCGCGCAGTTCGGGATCACGATCGGGGGAGAGCGCCTGACGCTTCAGGTCCTGCTCCTCCTCGGCATCGGCACCTACCTCACCCTCCGGCTCGGCCTGCCGCAGATCCGCAAGTTCGCGCACGGCGTCGCCGTGGCCACGGGCCGGTACGACGATCCGAACGACCCGGGCGACGTGTCGCACTTCCAGGCGCTCACCACCGCGCTCAGCGCGACGGTGGGCATCGGAAACATCGCCGGCGCCGCGATCGCCATCCACCTCGGAGGGCCGGGGGCGCTCTTCTGGATGTGGATGACCGCCTTTCTCGGCATGGCGACGAAGTACAGCGAGGTCACGCTGGCGCAGAAGTACCGCGAGGTCGACGAGTCGTCGGCGAAGTACAGCGGGACGGTGTCGGGCGGGCCGATGTACTACATCGAGAAGGGGCTGGGGCCGCGCTGGAAGCCGGTGGCGGCCTTCTTCGCGGTCATGCTGGGACTGACCGCGTTCATGACGGGGAACGCCAACCAGGCCAACACGGTCGCGGACGCGATGCTGGCGGAGTTCGGGATCGCCAAGTGGATCACCGGCCTCGCGACCTCGACGATCGTTGCGCTCGTGATCCTGGGCGGCATCAAGCGCATCGGCCGGGTGACCAGCATCCTGGCTCCGTTCATGGCGATCGTCTACGTGACGGCCGCCATGATCATCATCATCCTGAACCTCGGCGAGGTGCCGGGGACCTTCGCGCTCATCTTCCGCGAGGCCTTCAACCCGACCGCCGGCGTGGCGGGCACCGGCGTTGGCGCCTTCCTCGTCACGCTCATGTGGGGCGTGCGGCGCGGGCTGTTCTCGAACGAGGCCGGGCAGGGCTCCGCGCCGATCGCGCACGCGGCGGCGAAGACGGACGAACCGGTCTCCGAGGGCGTCGTCGCGCTGCTCGAGCCGTTCATCGACACGATCGTCATCGTCACGATGACCGCGCTCGTCGTGATCATGACCGGCGCCTGGAACTCGCAGGTCCCGACCGCGATCCAGCTCGAAGGCGGGGACATCAGCTACGTGGTGCTGGACGAGGGCGGAAGCTCGGTGCCGACGGACCCGACGGGGACGATCCGCTACACGATCGGACGGCCGGGCGTGACGAGCGAGCCGCATCTGGCGTGGCACGAGGTCTCCGTGCCGCAGTTGTTCGAGGACGAGGCGCAGACGCAGCCGTTCAGCGGGGCCGTCGATCCGGCGCGGACCGTCGCGATCGCCGATGACGGGCGGGAACTCACCGTCCTCTACGGGCAGGCCTACGAGACCGGCGCGCCGCTGACGCAGATGGGATTCCAGCGCGGCCTGTCCCCGCTCGGCGACTGGGGCCACTACATCGTGATCTTCTCCGTCTTCCTGTTCGCGATCTCAACGGCGATCTCGTGGAGCTACTACGGCGACCGCTGCGCGAACTACCTGTTCGGGCCGAACGCGATCATCCCGTACAAGCTCGTCTTCGTCGCCATGCACTTCGTCGGGGCCGTGCTGCCGCTCGCGGTGGTGTGGTCGCTGGGGGACATCTTCCTGGCCATCGTCATCATCCCGAACCTGATCGCGCTGATCTTCCTCGCGCCCCAGATCAAGGAGATGACGGAGTCCTACTTCACCCGCAGCCCCTGGGAGAGGCACCGCAAACACTAG
- the glgP gene encoding alpha-glucan family phosphorylase produces the protein MRDVGPNNKTMGAGKPRPAGIPDRLGGLWELASDLSWTWNPAAPALFGAIDPPLWRRTRHNPVALLRAVGETRWRELAADDGFLRRYDAACDARDRVLGGGESAASTWFARSYAEFAERPVAYFCAEFALHESIPIYSGGLGVLAGDHLKAASELGVPLVGVGLMYAHGYFDQTLGPDGWQEDADDPLDPDLTPLERLQGADGIPWLASLQGGGRRIHIGAWRLRVGRVSLYLLDTDLEENDPADRGLSHQLYAGGADHRLRQEAILGVGGVRVLAALGIDPGAWHANEGHAAFMMVERVRRLMRDGRSFTDAVSRVRASTVFTTHTPVSAGHDVFSHAQMREWIGETFWEEFPHREELLGLGLHPDDEAQDRFHMTAAAIRLSRRVNGVSARHGRVSREIWHGLWEDRAAGEVPIRHVTNGVHLATWMSDGVAGLLDEWLPAGWRCGPGDEAMWRAARDVPAEALWRVRRRLKLRLLELMRDEARRRWPDHWPESAHLAGAGTLMSPEPLTIGFARRFATYKRADLIFRDRDRLLALLSDPARPVQLIFAGKAHPRDDDGKRVLQRVYEHTRDPEFEGRVAFLENYGLHTAHGLVEGVDLWLNLPRVPLEASGTSGMKAALNGVPQLATADGWWEEGFEGDNGWIIPPAPATASEAEVDEHDAEHLFRLLEEEVIPLYYDRPGAGCGDDAPAGWLAQARRAIEVAGARFTASRMVRDYARDYYVPSLRGDD, from the coding sequence ATGAGGGACGTGGGTCCGAACAACAAGACGATGGGGGCCGGGAAGCCCCGTCCTGCCGGAATTCCCGACCGCCTCGGAGGGCTTTGGGAACTCGCGAGCGATCTCTCGTGGACGTGGAACCCGGCGGCCCCGGCCCTCTTCGGGGCCATCGATCCGCCGCTGTGGCGCCGTACGCGGCACAACCCCGTGGCGCTGCTGCGGGCGGTCGGGGAGACGCGATGGCGTGAGCTAGCGGCCGACGACGGCTTCCTGCGCCGGTACGACGCGGCGTGCGATGCGCGGGACCGGGTGCTTGGCGGCGGCGAGAGCGCGGCGTCCACCTGGTTTGCCCGGAGCTACGCGGAGTTTGCCGAGCGCCCCGTGGCGTACTTCTGCGCGGAATTCGCGTTGCACGAGTCCATCCCCATCTACTCCGGAGGGCTCGGCGTGCTCGCCGGGGACCATCTCAAGGCGGCCTCCGAACTCGGCGTACCCCTCGTCGGCGTCGGGCTGATGTACGCGCACGGGTACTTCGACCAGACGCTGGGGCCGGACGGCTGGCAGGAAGATGCGGACGACCCGCTCGACCCGGACCTGACGCCGCTGGAGCGGCTGCAGGGCGCGGATGGCATCCCATGGCTCGCCTCGCTTCAGGGCGGGGGGCGCCGCATCCACATCGGGGCCTGGAGGCTGCGCGTCGGGCGCGTCTCGCTGTACCTCCTCGACACGGATCTCGAGGAGAACGATCCCGCCGACCGCGGGCTCTCCCACCAGCTCTACGCGGGCGGCGCGGACCACCGCCTGCGGCAGGAAGCGATTCTCGGCGTCGGCGGCGTGCGCGTGCTCGCCGCGCTCGGGATCGATCCCGGGGCGTGGCATGCGAACGAGGGACACGCGGCGTTCATGATGGTGGAGCGCGTGCGCCGGCTGATGCGGGACGGCCGGTCCTTCACGGACGCTGTGTCGCGGGTCCGGGCGTCGACGGTGTTCACGACGCACACGCCCGTCTCCGCGGGCCACGACGTGTTCTCCCACGCGCAGATGCGGGAATGGATCGGCGAGACGTTCTGGGAAGAGTTCCCTCACCGCGAGGAGCTGCTGGGACTCGGTCTCCATCCGGACGACGAGGCGCAGGACCGGTTTCACATGACGGCGGCGGCGATCCGGCTTTCGCGGCGCGTCAACGGCGTTTCCGCGCGGCACGGGCGCGTGAGCCGCGAGATCTGGCACGGCCTCTGGGAGGACCGGGCGGCCGGAGAGGTGCCGATCCGGCACGTGACGAACGGGGTCCACCTCGCCACGTGGATGAGCGACGGCGTCGCCGGCCTCCTGGACGAATGGCTCCCCGCCGGGTGGCGATGCGGTCCGGGGGACGAAGCCATGTGGCGCGCGGCGCGCGACGTGCCCGCGGAGGCGCTGTGGCGTGTGCGGCGCCGGCTGAAACTCCGGCTCCTCGAGCTGATGCGGGACGAGGCCCGGCGCCGGTGGCCGGACCACTGGCCGGAGTCGGCGCACCTCGCCGGAGCCGGCACGCTGATGAGCCCCGAGCCGCTCACGATCGGCTTCGCGCGCCGCTTCGCCACCTACAAGCGCGCGGACCTCATCTTCCGCGACCGCGACCGCCTCCTCGCGCTTCTCTCCGACCCCGCCCGCCCCGTGCAGCTGATCTTCGCCGGGAAGGCGCACCCGCGGGACGACGACGGCAAGCGCGTCCTTCAGCGGGTGTACGAGCATACCCGCGATCCGGAGTTCGAGGGCCGGGTCGCCTTCCTCGAGAACTACGGGCTCCACACGGCGCACGGTCTGGTCGAGGGCGTCGACCTGTGGCTCAACCTCCCCCGGGTCCCGCTGGAGGCGAGCGGGACGAGCGGGATGAAGGCCGCCCTCAACGGCGTCCCCCAACTCGCGACCGCTGACGGCTGGTGGGAGGAGGGGTTCGAGGGCGACAACGGGTGGATCATCCCGCCCGCCCCCGCCACGGCGAGCGAGGCGGAGGTGGACGAGCACGACGCCGAGCACCTCTTCCGGCTCCTGGAGGAGGAGGTCATCCCCCTCTACTACGACCGGCCCGGTGCCGGCTGCGGGGACGACGCGCCGGCGGGCTGGCTGGCCCAGGCGCGGCGTGCGATCGAGGTGGCCGGCGCGCGGTTCACGGCAAGCCGCATGGTGCGCGACTACGCCCGCGACTACTACGTCCCCTCCCTCCGCGGCGACGACTGA
- a CDS encoding DUF2235 domain-containing protein, which yields MPKNIVVCCDGTGNEYGPNNTNVVKLCEAIVCDRDQVAFYDPGVGTFSFLGRTLGRRVGRALGKAFGAGLQQNIEDAYRFLMDRYEPGDRLYLFGFSRGAFTVRALAGMLNLCGLLQRGSLNLVPYASRIYNDRARHEMAPGFKRTYGQDCRPHLIGVWDTVASMGWFWGRKFFDSTLNHDVKYGYHAVSIDEQRKKFPANMWSEDARADHQTIEQVWFAGVHSDVGGWYREAGLSDIALDWMLNKAQAQGLRLRPGWQRRLSPDPAGRLHASRTGLWRLWRPAPRTIPRDARIHSSVLARLDDPALGSAPANLPGRYEAVE from the coding sequence ATGCCAAAGAACATCGTCGTGTGCTGTGACGGCACGGGCAACGAATACGGCCCGAACAACACCAACGTCGTGAAGCTGTGCGAAGCGATCGTTTGCGACCGGGACCAGGTTGCCTTCTACGATCCGGGCGTCGGAACCTTCAGCTTTCTGGGCAGGACGCTCGGACGGCGGGTGGGCCGGGCGCTGGGAAAGGCGTTCGGCGCCGGGCTCCAGCAAAACATCGAGGATGCCTACCGGTTCCTGATGGACCGGTACGAGCCGGGTGACAGGCTGTATCTGTTCGGCTTCAGCCGCGGCGCGTTCACCGTGCGTGCATTGGCCGGGATGCTGAACCTTTGCGGCCTGCTGCAGCGGGGCAGCCTCAACCTGGTGCCGTACGCGTCCAGGATCTACAACGACCGCGCACGTCACGAGATGGCACCCGGGTTCAAGCGGACCTATGGCCAGGACTGCCGACCGCACCTCATCGGCGTGTGGGACACGGTCGCCTCCATGGGCTGGTTCTGGGGCCGGAAGTTCTTCGATTCAACGCTGAACCACGACGTGAAGTACGGCTACCACGCCGTCTCCATCGACGAACAGCGCAAGAAGTTCCCGGCCAACATGTGGAGCGAGGACGCCAGGGCCGATCACCAGACGATCGAGCAGGTCTGGTTCGCCGGCGTCCATTCCGATGTGGGCGGCTGGTATCGCGAGGCGGGCCTCTCCGACATCGCGCTGGATTGGATGCTGAACAAGGCGCAGGCCCAAGGCTTGCGCCTGAGACCGGGCTGGCAACGCAGGCTCTCACCCGATCCCGCAGGTCGCCTCCACGCATCCAGAACCGGACTGTGGCGGTTGTGGAGGCCGGCGCCCCGCACCATCCCTCGGGATGCGCGCATCCACAGTAGCGTCCTGGCGCGCTTGGACGATCCAGCGTTGGGGAGCGCTCCGGCCAACCTGCCCGGTCGGTATGAGGCTGTGGAATAG